The following coding sequences are from one Lolium perenne isolate Kyuss_39 unplaced genomic scaffold, Kyuss_2.0 unplaced42, whole genome shotgun sequence window:
- the LOC127310820 gene encoding uncharacterized protein — protein MATPRSHKRQAGEPTTLMSLGDDMLAEIVGRITSLPSLARAAVACRRLRNVVSSCSAANYRIMAPAPLLCYFLSVIDGDIPSFHRALIDRDVASILRSGDFLLAGFEAYHWRLMDCRHGLLLLASDLWPSNRCGKSPFHCFLLAGAQADATTAFRVLCLEITGGAGRVRPHVYCSRTAKWHSHSLAPKGIKPPRRVDPHSNHNLPMHAGGGRIYWRTHAAVLTSFNVASMEFSHVPLPDDLNHLSSYALGDTEDGTTCLVAVSAQHHQKLDMRVWLLKEDASSPPWERQWRVDASDEVDLLPVPATRSHVRKIYDVTAGVVLLSVGYKHNGIRYLAVRIKDTLREGNNTKRHSLILADFCSSSGWLHPYFMAWPRPTLKAAGSAENASKNESEQQADAGSNKKKQV, from the exons ATGGCGACCCCGCGCAGCCACAAGCGCCAGGCCGGCGAACCCACTACCCTCATGTCGCTGGGCGACGACATGCTCGCCGAGATCGTAGGCCGCATCACGTCGCTGCCCTCGCTCGCCAGGGCCGCCGTTGCCTGTCGGCGGTTGCGCAACGTCGTCTCCTCCTGTTCCGCTGCCAATTACCGCATTATGGCGCCGGCTCCGCTGCTGTGCTACTTCCTATCGGTTATCGACGGCGACATCCCATCCTTCCACCGCGCGCTAATAGACCGCGATGTCGCTTCCATCCTTCGTAGCGGCGATTTCCTGCTCGCGGGTTTCGAGGCCTACCACTGGCGCCTCATGGACTGCCGCCACGGCCTCCTGCTCCTCGCCAGCGACC TATGGCCGAGCAACCGCTGCGGCAAGTCGCCGTTCCATTGCTTCCTCCTGGCCGGCGCTCAAGCCGATGCGACGACCGCATTCCGCGTGCTTTGCCTGGAGATCACGGGCGGCGCCGGCAGGGTGCGCCCGCACGTGTACTGCTCGCGCACCGCCAAGTGGCACTCCCACTCGCTCGCTCCCAAAGGCATCAAGCCGCCGCGGAGAGTCGATCCACACTCGAACCACAACCTGCCCATGCACGCAGGCGGCGGGCGCATCTACTGGAGGACCCACGCGGCGGTGCTCACCTCGTTCAACGTCGCCTCCATGGAGTTCTCCCACGTGCCCCTCCCCGACGACCTAAACCACCTGTCGTCCTACGCCCTAGGGGATACGGAGGATGGCACGACTTGCCTCGTAGCCGTCTCAGCCCAGCATCACCAGAAGCTCGACATGCGTGTTTGGTTGCTCAAGGAGGACGCGTCGTCGCCGCCATGGGAGCGGCAGTGGAGGGTGGACGCTTCGGATGAGGTGGATCTGCTGCCCGTCCCGGCGACTCGCAGCCATGTGCGCAAGATCTACGATGTCACCGCCGGTGTCGTGCTGCTCTCCGTGGGCTACAAGCACAACGGCATCCGCTACCTTGCCGTTCGCATCAAGGACACGCTCCGGGAAGGCAACAACACCAAGCGCCACTCACTAATCTTGGCAGACTTCTGCAGCTCCAGTGGATGGCTGCACCCCTACTTCATGGCATGGCCACGCCCTACCCTAAAG GCTGCAGGTAGCGCTGAGAATGCCTCCAAAAATGAAAGTGAGCAACAAGCTGATGCTGGTTCTAACAAGAAGAAACAAGTCTGA
- the LOC127310819 gene encoding wall-associated receptor kinase-like 6: MDGVAPITVHVAETGWFEGASAVLLNDPSRESSGRTAIPVVLEWAVNSARLVYQAPTTLGCPDDAATKLVCRSSLSSCHNVSGNYRSGYVCRCQGNPYIINGCQDVDECALPDTCSGGECTNTPGDYTCHCPRGSRGNPHIKDGCVKTSLGLSAGIGIGSGAGLLLLALGAIFAIRKLKHHRAKVLKHKFFRENRGHLLQQLVSQKADIAERMIIPLVELEKATNNFDKAREIAGGGHGMVYKGIMSDQHVVAIKKSKVTIRREIDEFINEVAILSQINCNIP; the protein is encoded by the exons ATGGACGGTGTGGCGCCCATCACGGTGCACGTCGCCGAGACGGGCTGGTTCGAGGGCGCCTCCGCCGTGCTGCTCAACGACCCCTCCCGTGAGTCTTCAGGCCGGACGGCTATCCCCGTGGTGCTGGAGTGGGCGGTGAATTCGGCGCGGCTCGTGTACCAGGCGCCTACGACGCTGGGCTGCCCCGACGACGCGGCGACGAAACTCGTGTGCCGGAGCAGCCTCAGCTCATGCCACAACGTGAGCGGCAACTACCGGAGCGGCTACGTGTGCCGGTGCCAGGGCAACCCGTACATCATAAACGGATGCCAAGACGTCGACGAGTGCGCGCTGCCCGACACTTGCTCCGGCGGCGAGTGCACGAACACGCCCGGGGACTACACATGCCACTGTCCGCGCGGCTCCCGTGGCAACCCCCACATCAAAGATGGCTGCGTCAAAACATCCCTAG GTTTGAGTGCCGGCATAGGAATCGGCAGTGGTGCTGGCCTCCTGCTCCTAGCCCTCGGTGCCATTTTTGCGATCCGGAAGCTGAAGCATCACAGGGCAAAAGTGTTGAAGCACAAATTCTTCAGGGAAAACAGGGGACACCTGCTGCAGCAACTGGTGTCGCAGAAGGCGGACATCGCAGAGAGGATGATCATCCCCTTGGTGGAGCTGGAGAAGGCCACCAACAACTTCGACAAGGCTCGCGAGATCGCCGGCGGAGGCCATGGCATGGTGTACAAAGGGATCATGTCCGATCAGCACGTTGTGGCCATCAAGAAGTCCAAGGTCACGATCCGGAGGGAGATCGACGAGTTCATCAACGAGGTGGCCATCCTCTCGCAAAttaactgtaatatcccag